One Mus caroli chromosome 6, CAROLI_EIJ_v1.1, whole genome shotgun sequence genomic window, ggcacaggggaaaaattcctgaatagaacagcaatggcttgtgctgtaagatcgagattcgacaaatgggacctaataaaattgcaaagctttggtatggcaaaagacactgtcaataagacaaaagggccatcaatagatttggaaaggatctttaccaatcctaaatcagatgggggactaatatccaatatttagaAAGAACACATTTAggggactccagaaaatcaaataaccccattaaaaatggggctcagagctaaacaaagaatgctcacctgaggaatattgaatggctgagaagttcttgaaaaaatgttcagcattcttaatcatcagggaaatgcaaatcaaaatgaccctgagattccacctcacaccagtcagacttgctaagatcaaatattcagaggacagcagatgctggctaggatgtggagaaagaggaacactcctccattgctggtgggatcacaagctggtacaaccactctggaatcagtctggcagttcctcagaaaattggacatagtactactggaggatccagcaatacctcaaCTGGgtatatatacagaagatgttccaactggtaataaggacacatgttccactatgttcatagcaaccttatttattatagccagaagctggaaagaacccagatgtccctcaacagagtgatggatacagaaaatgtgacacatttatacaatgttgtactactcagctattaaaaataattaatttatgaaattcctaggcaaatggatgaatctgaagggcatcatcctcagtgaggtacccaatcacaaaagaactcaatgatatgtactcactgataagtggatattagcccagaaactttgaatacccaagatacaagttgcaaaacacatgaaactcaagaagaatgaagaacaaaatgtggtctgtttgcccctttttagaattcagaaaaaaaacacccatggaacgAGTTAAattgacaaagtttggagctgtgtcgaaaggatggaccatctagagactgttacacctggggatccatcccattatcagcctccaaacgctgacaccattgcatatgccagcaagattttgatgaaagaaccctgatatagctgtttcttgtgaggctatgctggtgtctggcaaacacagaagtggatgatcacaatcagctattggattgaacacagggcccccaatggaggagctagagaaaatatctaggagctaaaggggtctgcaaccctataggtggaacaacaatatgaactaaccagtacccccagagatcatgtctcttgctgcatatgtagcagaagacggcctagttggccatcattgggaagagaggcccctttgtcttgcaaactttatatgcctcattacaggggaacaccagggccaagaagtgggagtgggtgggtaggggagtgggggggggggagggtatgagggacttttggaatagcatttcaaatgtaaatgaagaaaatacctaataaaaacaacaaaactaaacacaGTAGATGCtttcaaaatatatacacatataaagacaATTTAAATTACATTGCCACATAAAAAGTGAGACAAAACCCCTAATGAAATCCTACATCTCCAAATGAAGCTTTCAGTGCTAGCAATCAGTTCTAAATAATTGAGTTGTTCATTAAATGGGGTCTATGGGAACCCCCAAACAGCCCAAGGTATTGTCAAGGCTGTTGtatgttctccacaaactgacattAAAGCCATATTCTTGAATACAGCAATTGCACAACTCATTGAATATGGTAAAATGAAGGTGGTGACTACTACAGTCCTTACTCCTGTAGGTCAGAATTTATGGTTATGGAAGGAAACATGCatactaccaaaggagaaaggtcaACACCAACCCATCTAAAAAATCTTCAGTCTACAATGGTGTGTCATTCCTATAAGATGTGCTCATGCAATAATAGGCCGAAACTTGTGGGAGtaacaaaaaaaatctgtttattttaaagcatgAAATCCATGAGATTGAAACCATATCCAGCACTATAAGAATCTGAAATGAGATAGATGAAGGAGAAAATGCAATACTAATGTTCTGCCAAAAAATTTTTACTAATAAAAATGATATCTAATGACATACCGCTAAACTCATAGACCTGAGTCTGCTTCCGACATCATTAAAGAAGCTTCCTCCAGacgatagagatagatagagtgACCCACAGCTAGAAAATACACATAGTAAGAGACACTAAGACAGTCAACCCTTTATGGAAAGTCTCCATAAAATTCTTCTCCATGGAGCACAAGGAATTCTGTGGAAAAGGTGGTAGAAAGACTAGAATAAGCTAGAATGAATAGAAAGCATCAAGGAAACAAAtccttataaatatattaaaatggacATGCATATAAACTCAGAGACTGTGACAACATGCACAGGAACTGTTTGGGGTGTGCCTGTGGTGTCCTAGAGTAGAACTGATACACATCCCCTCCATAATCAAACAGCTGTCTGCCTTTGAAGcaatttgcaaataaaaattaaccTTTCTTCATAGTAGTCTCACTGGAGAAACACAATACTCTTAAGAGTAGACTCTATGCCTGACAGGTAGATGGACAACACAAAACAGTCTTAATGAAGTCTTTAGTGTGATCCTTCGCCTATATACtatgacttttgtttttgtatttttatgagatCTCTTTGTGAGaacttgtgtgtttctgtgtcttgctttggcacatttttcttctgtgtgttttgtcctattctaatttatttattttcttttatcttatagtttattttactgttatttctTAGAGGCCTgcttattttctaaagagagaaagaaatgtcagTTTGGATGGGGTAGGAGGTGAGGAGGAACTATAAGGAACAGCAGAAGGAGAAACACTAAAAACACTTTAtagtatatgaatatttttctcaataaaagAACAGAACAATTTTATATGTGGGGGGTATGGTGGTGAATACTTCTAATCTCAGAACGGAAGAAGTAGAAACTGGAAGAGCCATGATATTATGATCTTCACCCACATCATAGACAGAGAGATACTCTATAAAGACACAAGGTGAATGGCATGTGAGGAACAACAGCCAAGGttgtctcctggcctccatgtgcacatatacacatatcttgtagctgtacacacatacatacatacatgcatacagatacacaataaatacattgtacaacatgcatgtatatataatttttaccaataatatttctataattagatagaaaaatatataaatacatgggCACATATTTTTTATATAACTAATTAAGTAACTGTTgaaaaatctgaatttttatACTCACATTATTTTTATGGATCCAGAGAAATTAGGGAATAGAATTACAGctacaataaaatattgaaactATTACTTATTTATGTGCATAAATTCAAATCTTTTCAAAAGGGCTATCATcaaggaaattcttttctgtaactccagcatcaaAAAGACATTTatgataaaatgtaaaatgtagaaAGAGAATTTATGTGTAAATATCAACTTATTGTACACAATTAATTTAAGAACTCTATAGTGCTTGGaaacagaaatgttaaaaaatatatgtataataccactaaatttatttaaatcatatgAAGAACCTTGCTTTGCTACTAAAACCATTgaagttaaaaatgaaacacattccagatgcatatgtagcagaggatggcttactTGGTCAttaatgagaggaaaggcccctggtcctgtgaaggttctatgccccagtgtagggaaatgccagggccaggaagcagaagagggagggttggtgagcagggagagaggattgGGCataggggttttcagaagggaaacaagaaaaagggatatcatttgaaatgtaaatagagaaaatatgtaataaaaaaagaaaaaagaaaaaaatccaaagcatgcgtattttagaagtaaaataatTGGGTCTGCACAGAATAACTCCTTATAACCAGTTGTATGTGTAATTCCTGGAGATCCTATGTACTCTTCttacctctgtgggcactgggaatatacagtgcatgcatgcatgctaacatgatacttatacatataagtaaaataaattaataggtctttaaaaaaagaaaaaaaaacatttaaaaaaattctggcAGTGCTTTGACTGCATGTTTTCCAACATAATTATTATTCTATTATCAGAAGTGATTTGTACCAAAGGAGTAATTGTGGGATAGGCACACATCACAAATTTCTGAACAGTCAGGATTACTGGGTCATACCTCCATAACAGGACTGAGGAGGATGAGATGATGAAGTCCACCCAGTACATGACCACAAAGAAAACCACCAGCAGCAAGATGGTCTGGGTGGCCCTTTTCTCAGGGGAGGCTCTCAGATGGCTGATGCTATGAAGATGCTTGCATTGCCTCTTATGTCTGGACAAGATTATcaccatgtatgtgcttgtgaTCAGCATGACTCCTACAAGAAATACATCTCTGGAGATTGACACTGTTAAAATCAATCCTTTGATGATGTAGTTCTTTGGTAAGAGTGTACAGGATTTAGTGACCTTCATCTGGTTGGTTTCACTTAAGTTGGTAAAACCACCAACATATAAGATCTGGTTACTACTGTAGAGCAAATTGAAAGACCAAATACAGAAGAAAGCATAGATCAAGTACATTTTCAGTCTTCGTTTGAATTTTGCCAACAGTGATGTACTGGGACTGATTGTGACAGCCTGgaccacactcaggaggcaggtgttGCAGATAGAAAGGCCTCTCATCACCCTGCTTATGTAAAATAGTGTCTTACATTTGAAGTCATTCTCAATGTTCAGTGTCTCAAATATGTCTGTAAGCCAAATATCCCCTCCAGCAAGGAACATCATTATGTGAACGAAGGTCAGTTGACAGGAGATCAGGTCTGTGGGTTTAGGTCTGTGACCAAGGATTATGAaagtatagaaaaaaagaagaaacatattgGCTAAAACTCCAAGTCCAGCTTGGAAATAAAGAACATTCTTGAATAAGGACATAAGTGGAGTGTGTATTCATCTTAAGAGCATAATAGAGGTTTACTTCACATATCTGAAAAAAAGTAACAGATTATTACGGTTATGAATGTTCCTAGATGTCTCCCAGGTTAGTCCCCATCCCAACATCTTTGTGAGAAAGAACTTCAGATTAAAGCACTAACTTCCAGCTACcaagaaaaatgcattttttctatcctttttggaggaaaaaatataaattgttaaTAGAATATAGTACTAATTGCTTCTTAGGTTTCCATGATGATATTTTACCTATGTACCTCTTTGTTTAGTATTTATCTCCTACCATTTTCTAAGAAGGCAcccttttcctatttttcttatttgataCCTGTACTCTGGTTTTCTGCTCTTTATTTTTCCAGCTCCCTTGCCTACCCTGCAATGGTcctattttgcttttctggtttctgttgttaCTACATGCTGCATAATCACATCTGAAGATGTGCAGCTGAGAGCCTCTAGCAAGGGGCAATATATAACATTAAGACAAACATAGTTTTCAACACATTATGTCAAATATGAAACACTGAAGACGACCAGATACTGATCCTGTTAgcaaatttctgttttaaaagagaTTCCTTCTTATGCAGTGGAAAACAAGTTCCCCAGTATTATCATATATCATCAGTATCCACATACCTTTTACAGTTTCACTCAACAGTATtatatttaattcttattttagtTATTTGGCCTATTTACCTCCAGAGATCATTTTGTAACATACCCATTAATATGATACCACAAATCAATCATTTAATAGTCACATAATTTTAGCTCCCCCCAAACTTAATCTTGCAAAGGGATGGATCATCCCATTTGCCAGAGCCAAGCTCCTGATTATCTTACCAACGTATTTTTACTACACATTGAGGTTCTACTTTTAAAAGCTTCAGActcatgctggagagatggctcagttgtcaAGAGCACTTCTTGCTTTGGaacaacctgggtttgattctctaGAATGATATCATGGCTTGGAACCATCATGACTCTAATTCACAGAGATGTATTGCCCTGTATGAAATGTATGCAAGTTTTGCACACAtaatacatgtaggcaaaaatacatgtatgtaaaataaGGTAAATGAACAAAGCTCTAGGATAATTGTGAGAGGCCAGTTCCTGAGTTCTTGTTCTCTCTTGAAGGTAGCCAAGGGTAAAGAGTATCCATGGGGGCAAGACTTGGTCTTGAAAAAAATTAgggttgctttttaattttaaaatatttacctgTTTTAGGTATATATTACTTTGCAACAGTAGTTGGCCTCTCTGTCTGAGTTTCTTTGATTCCAGAAACAGCAGAGTATCTGGCCTTTAGCATCTCATTGTAATACAGCAAAGGttttaagtaaaggattaattgatAGGTATTTTCCCTAGCTCAGAAGCCTCACATCTAGCTTGTCCGGATGGAAGGAGGTTTAAACCAATAAACTTTTATTGAACATGGAGAACAGAGTCACTCACAGATGAAAAATCTTTTACCCAAGAAAATATGCCTAACCTCACATACATTCATCTACAAATTCATGAATATACACTCATATACCTTTATGATACGATTTAGGCTCAGGTACTTACTTTTCTCAtaattacttacttacttacataCAAACAGCTATACTTACATAAGCATATGGATCAATAGACCAAGTGTAAGTACAGAAAGAATTCACTCAATCTGGATGAAAGATGAACTCCAATCTTtgttgcatagagaaagaaaaaccttctACCCTTTCAttgtaaatgaattaaacccaagtcTGTAAGAAAAAGCTTTATTCTCTTTAGTTAGACTAAGCCCTTTTTTTCAGAACAGAACTGTTCTGCCCTATGCTAAGGAGAAGACTGcctgctctttctgctttctttgcaaGTTTtttgtccctctttctctctgcattctgtctacctctctcttcttatattcatctttatttctgAGGGAAAGTAAAGAAGGGAAAATCTATCAGACTATCCTCTCCTAATTTATAAGTATCTCTCTATATTTCTAAGTTACTCCACTCTTCTTCCCATCTTCTAATTCTCCTCCTAATCCTGCTCTTTCCTTCTGCTCTGCAGTAATAATGTCATATAATGTAATTGTTCCTAGTTTTATTTTGTACCTTTCCTAGGGGAATAGATCACATGATAAAGCTTTACCATGAGCTTATACATGAACTCAAATCATAAATTGTGTAAGAAATTTACAACAGAGATGTTTACGCCTATTCTCATTAAGACTAGACATTATCTGTCACTAGCTCTCCAGGTTAATttaaagctaaaacaaacaaacaaaccaaaaccaaaacaaaaaacaaaaacaaaaacataatttctgTACTAAGTTATCATTGAAACTCAGCCAATATTTTATCCTCTGTTCTTGCATCTATAGTCAtcagttaattttcttttatggcCTTCAGTTAATTGTTTTACAGTCACTTAGAATGTGTTCTAGGTTGTAAATACCTTGTttttatctcagaagcaatttgTTACACTTGGAGACCAGCAGAGTtctaatttcagttttcttataaAAAATGGCTATAATAACAGTCTCACTATAAAGGGCTTTATAATTACTAATATTTTTGAGTAATTCTTATTTCTTAATTCTATCATTATTCAGAATTAAGAAATGACCCATTTGTCTATGCAGCATCACTACAACACAGTTCATCTTCATTGATTTGAATAAATCTGCCGAAAAGTGTGGGCTAATACTTggtgaaatgtatatatatatatatatatatatatatatataatattaatagcAGAAATCTTTCCTAACATGTAGTTACTTCAGCTTTGTGTAGAAGGGCTCATATACCATAGTTGTACAGCCCATGTTGAAACCACCTCAGGGAGATAACCTGTTAGGTATTAGCCTCTCCTAGATGTTCCTGGCAGATAATGCTTATTTCAAGCCTTGGTTTCAAAACTGTAAGAATTGTAGCCCAATTGTGCACGATAACAGCCATGCAGCAATGACAAATTTTCTT contains:
- the LOC110296643 gene encoding putative vomeronasal receptor-like protein 4, which gives rise to MSLFKNVLYFQAGLGVLANMFLLFFYTFIILGHRPKPTDLISCQLTFVHIMMFLAGGDIWLTDIFETLNIENDFKCKTLFYISRVMRGLSICNTCLLSVVQAVTISPSTSLLAKFKRRLKMYLIYAFFCIWSFNLLYSSNQILYVGGFTNLSETNQMKVTKSCTLLPKNYIIKGLILTVSISRDVFLVGVMLITSTYMVIILSRHKRQCKHLHSISHLRASPEKRATQTILLLVVFFVVMYWVDFIISSSSVLLWRYDPVILTVQKFVMCAYPTITPLVQITSDNRIIIMLENMQSKHCQNFFKCFFFFF